One Fusobacterium nucleatum genomic window carries:
- a CDS encoding Txe/YoeB family addiction module toxin has product MLLTWTDFAWEQYEELQEKDKRLIKKINTLIKDIKRNGNEGIGKPEPLQHELSGYWSRRIDDKNRLVYKVSDNQITIVACANHYK; this is encoded by the coding sequence ATGTTATTAACTTGGACTGATTTTGCATGGGAACAATATGAAGAATTACAGGAGAAAGATAAAAGACTTATAAAAAAGATAAATACACTTATTAAAGATATAAAAAGAAATGGAAATGAAGGAATAGGGAAACCAGAGCCTTTACAACATGAGTTAAGTGGCTATTGGAGTAGAAGAATTGATGATAAAAATAGATTAGTCTATAAAGTATCAGATAACCAAATAACAATAGTTGCTTGTGCAAATCATTATAAGTAA
- a CDS encoding type II toxin-antitoxin system prevent-host-death family antitoxin — protein sequence MIATNYSEVRNNLKAYCDKATKDYETIIITRKNNENVVLMSEEEYNNLMENLYIRSNLKYYQRLVESIKEVEKGNVKEHDLIEVD from the coding sequence ATGATAGCAACTAATTATTCTGAAGTTAGAAATAATTTAAAAGCTTATTGTGATAAGGCAACTAAGGACTATGAAACTATTATTATTACAAGAAAAAATAATGAAAATGTTGTCTTAATGAGTGAAGAAGAATATAATAATCTTATGGAAAACCTTTATATAAGATCAAATCTTAAATATTATCAAAGACTTGTAGAAAGTATAAAAGAAGTTGAAAAAGGTAATGTTAAAGAACATGATTTAATAGAGGTGGATTAA
- the lpxD gene encoding UDP-3-O-(3-hydroxymyristoyl)glucosamine N-acyltransferase, translated as MEYKVTDIITLLNAEYKGEVIESVSKLSPFFHSDEKSLTFAADEKFLKSLDQTKAKVIIVPDIDLPLIHGKGYIVVKDSPRVIMPKLLHFFSRTLKKIEKMREDSAKIGENVDIAPNVYIGHDVVIGNNVKIFPNVTIGEGVIIGEGTVIYSNVSIREFVEIGKNCVIQPGAVIGSDGFGFVKVNGNNTKIDQIGTVIVEDEVEIGANTTIDRGAIGDTIIKKYTKIDNLVQIAHNDIIGENCLIISQVGIAGSTIIGNNVTLAGQVGVAGHLEIGENTMIGAQSGVPGNVEANKILSGHPLVDHREDMKIRVAMKKLPELLKRVKALEEKK; from the coding sequence ATGGAATATAAAGTAACTGATATCATAACTCTTCTTAATGCTGAATACAAAGGAGAGGTTATAGAAAGTGTTTCTAAACTTTCTCCTTTTTTTCATTCAGATGAGAAGAGTTTAACATTTGCAGCAGATGAAAAGTTTTTAAAAAGTTTAGATCAAACAAAAGCAAAAGTAATTATAGTCCCAGATATAGATTTACCATTAATTCATGGCAAAGGATATATAGTTGTAAAAGATAGTCCAAGAGTAATAATGCCAAAACTTTTACATTTTTTTAGTAGAACTTTAAAGAAAATTGAAAAGATGAGAGAAGATTCTGCTAAAATTGGAGAAAATGTTGATATTGCTCCCAATGTATATATAGGACATGATGTAGTTATTGGAAATAATGTAAAAATTTTTCCTAATGTAACTATTGGAGAAGGAGTAATAATTGGAGAAGGTACAGTAATTTATTCCAATGTAAGTATAAGAGAATTTGTAGAAATTGGTAAAAATTGTGTAATTCAACCTGGAGCTGTAATTGGTTCTGATGGTTTTGGTTTTGTAAAAGTAAATGGAAATAATACTAAGATTGATCAAATAGGAACTGTTATAGTTGAAGATGAAGTAGAAATTGGAGCAAATACAACTATTGATAGAGGTGCTATTGGAGATACAATTATTAAGAAATATACAAAGATTGACAACTTAGTTCAAATAGCTCATAATGACATCATAGGAGAAAATTGTTTAATAATTTCTCAAGTTGGAATAGCAGGAAGTACAATAATAGGAAATAATGTTACTTTAGCTGGACAAGTTGGAGTAGCAGGACACCTTGAAATTGGTGAAAATACTATGATAGGAGCTCAATCAGGTGTTCCTGGAAATGTTGAAGCTAATAAAATACTATCAGGACATCCACTTGTTGACCATAGAGAAGATATGAAAATAAGAGTTGCTATGAAGAAACTTCCAGAACTTTTAAAAAGGGTAAAGGCTTTAGAAGAAAAGAAATAA
- a CDS encoding OmpH family outer membrane protein — MKKLLLIASVLLATSAFADKVGVVDSQRAFFQFSETKKAQQSLEGQAKKVENEARQKEVALQKEFVALQAKGDKLTDAEKKAFEKKSQDFQSFLNASQDKLNKEQMTKLKRIEDIYVKAVKKVATDGKYDYIFEAEALKVGGEDITDRVIKEMEALK; from the coding sequence ATGAAAAAATTATTATTAATAGCAAGTGTATTATTAGCAACATCTGCATTTGCTGATAAAGTAGGAGTTGTAGATAGCCAAAGAGCTTTCTTCCAATTCTCTGAAACTAAAAAAGCACAACAATCTTTAGAAGGACAAGCTAAAAAAGTAGAAAATGAAGCTAGACAAAAAGAAGTTGCACTACAAAAAGAATTTGTTGCATTACAAGCTAAGGGAGATAAATTAACAGATGCTGAAAAGAAAGCATTTGAAAAAAAATCTCAAGATTTTCAATCTTTTTTAAATGCCTCACAAGATAAGTTAAATAAGGAACAAATGACTAAGTTAAAGAGAATTGAAGATATATATGTAAAAGCTGTTAAAAAAGTAGCAACAGACGGAAAATATGACTATATTTTTGAAGCTGAAGCATTAAAAGTTGGTGGAGAAGATATAACAGACAGAGTAATAAAAGAAATGGAAGCATTAAAATAA
- a CDS encoding outer membrane protein assembly factor — translation MKRLLIALLLVISLTSFSTMVNLPIKSVEVVNNQQVPASLIKGTLKLKEGAKFSTEALLADFNALKEMGYFEDVILQPISYDGGVRIVVDVVEKENVVDLLKEKGVAVNTLREDTDKSIVISSVKFTGNSRVTTAELLDITQLKAGEYFSRSRVEDAQRRLLATGKFSEVKPDAQVSNGKMALSFEVAENPIVKSIVITGNHTIPTSTIMSALTTKPGSVQNYNNLREDRDKILGLYQAQGYTLVNITDMSTDENGTLHISIVEGIVRKIEVKKMVTKQKGNRRTPNDDVLKTKDYVIDREIEIQPGKIFNVKEYDATVDNLMRLGIFKNVKYEARSIPGDSEGIDLILLIDEDRTAELQGGIAYGSESGLMGTLSLKDSNWRGKNQQFGFTFEKSNKDYTGFALDFYDPWIKDTDRVSWGWGAYKTNYGDEDSILFHGIDTIGFKVNIGKGLSKNFTLNLGTKVEYIKEKHENGKLAQAPNRRWYYQEKGRWREIEGVDDKYWLWSIYPYITYDTRNNYLNPTSGFYGKWQVEGGYAGGYKSGNFGNTTLELRTYHRGLFKNNTFAYKVVGGIASNKTKESQKFWVGGGNSLRGYDGGFFRGSQKLVATIENRTQLNDIIGIVVFADAGRAWKQNGRDPSYTRDNNRFGHNIGTTAGVGIRLNTPIGPLRFDFGWPVGNKMDDDGMKFYFNMGQSF, via the coding sequence ATGAAAAGACTATTAATTGCATTATTGCTTGTAATTAGCTTAACATCATTCTCAACGATGGTTAATCTACCAATTAAGAGTGTTGAAGTTGTAAATAACCAGCAAGTTCCAGCTAGCTTAATAAAGGGAACTTTAAAGCTGAAAGAGGGAGCTAAGTTTTCAACAGAAGCTTTATTAGCTGATTTCAACGCTTTAAAAGAAATGGGCTATTTTGAAGATGTAATTCTTCAACCTATTTCTTATGATGGTGGAGTAAGAATAGTTGTAGATGTTGTTGAAAAAGAAAATGTTGTAGATTTATTGAAAGAAAAGGGTGTGGCAGTAAATACTTTAAGAGAAGATACAGATAAATCAATTGTAATCTCATCAGTAAAATTTACTGGAAACAGTAGAGTTACTACAGCAGAACTTTTAGATATTACACAATTAAAAGCAGGAGAGTATTTTTCAAGAAGTAGAGTTGAAGATGCTCAAAGAAGATTATTAGCTACTGGAAAATTTTCAGAAGTTAAACCAGATGCACAAGTATCAAATGGAAAAATGGCTTTATCATTTGAAGTAGCAGAAAATCCAATAGTAAAAAGTATAGTAATCACAGGAAATCATACTATACCAACAAGTACTATTATGTCAGCATTGACTACTAAACCTGGTTCAGTTCAAAATTATAATAATCTAAGAGAAGATAGAGATAAAATTTTAGGATTGTATCAAGCACAAGGATATACTTTGGTAAATATTACTGATATGTCAACTGATGAAAATGGAACTTTACATATTTCAATAGTTGAAGGAATTGTAAGAAAAATTGAAGTTAAAAAAATGGTTACAAAACAAAAAGGTAACAGAAGAACACCTAATGATGATGTTTTGAAAACAAAAGACTATGTTATAGACAGAGAAATAGAAATACAACCTGGAAAAATATTTAATGTTAAAGAATATGATGCAACAGTTGATAACTTAATGAGATTAGGAATATTCAAAAATGTTAAATATGAAGCAAGATCTATTCCAGGAGATTCAGAAGGAATAGATTTAATACTTTTAATAGATGAAGATAGAACTGCTGAATTACAAGGTGGGATTGCTTATGGTTCTGAATCAGGACTTATGGGCACTTTATCATTAAAAGATAGTAACTGGAGAGGTAAAAATCAACAATTTGGTTTTACATTTGAAAAATCAAATAAAGATTACACTGGTTTTGCATTAGATTTCTATGATCCTTGGATAAAGGATACTGATAGGGTATCTTGGGGATGGGGAGCTTACAAAACTAACTATGGTGATGAAGATAGTATACTATTCCATGGAATAGATACAATAGGCTTCAAAGTTAATATAGGTAAAGGGCTTAGCAAAAATTTCACACTTAACTTAGGTACAAAAGTTGAATATATTAAAGAAAAACATGAAAATGGGAAATTAGCTCAGGCTCCTAATAGAAGATGGTATTATCAAGAAAAAGGAAGATGGAGAGAAATAGAAGGTGTAGATGATAAATATTGGTTATGGAGTATCTATCCTTATATTACTTATGATACAAGAAATAACTATCTAAATCCAACATCTGGTTTTTATGGAAAATGGCAAGTAGAAGGTGGATATGCTGGTGGATATAAATCAGGTAACTTTGGAAATACAACACTTGAACTTAGAACATATCATAGGGGATTATTTAAAAATAATACTTTTGCTTATAAGGTTGTAGGTGGAATAGCTTCTAATAAGACAAAAGAAAGCCAAAAGTTCTGGGTAGGTGGAGGAAATTCACTAAGAGGATATGATGGAGGATTCTTTAGAGGAAGTCAAAAACTTGTAGCAACTATTGAAAATAGAACACAACTTAATGATATTATAGGAATTGTTGTATTTGCTGATGCAGGTAGAGCATGGAAACAAAATGGAAGAGATCCTAGTTATACAAGAGATAATAACCGTTTTGGACATAATATAGGAACAACTGCTGGAGTTGGAATTAGACTTAATACCCCAATAGGACCATTAAGATTTGACTTTGGTTGGCCAGTAGGAAATAAAATGGATGATGATGGAATGAAATTCTACTTCAATATGGGACAATCATTCTAA
- a CDS encoding UbiD family decarboxylase, with product MLNSIKKIPKKFSIPLFIFAVIVFIITAVLLNLEKIVEKVSARFINGRVVIEDIDLSFSKPVVKNITLYDDKNNVLFNSPEVTANISFKNLTKGRIDELKVNSAVVNVVRDKDGVINFTKLSKTKSEEKPKNPLNKVVVSNVRVNYEDYTFPTKLERKVENINAIVTASKEKLVETVDINIEDENIQLETRFKDESNDKVASLQGELRVDKFLLDKDLLKSLVNNKKLHFSDVNIISDLSFKTDKTVKNTYITGNLDVISEFFRYDDIDSDIKNIKLSNKFNGRDGEANLGLNIFGKNKDFSLAYKDEELNSVITFDKIDESILNKIVPIREKKLDLKNINIEDIKTIVHYSDNRGLSIKTTMKPNNSEFKGIELNDFNLYISSKDGKNNLSARILTKIKGIPENLALSVENQKDNTDVILVLKSPIKDNIVPDINLKAKIENKKNTLKANIDSNIVDFNVDYNKDKKLTKIYGDKFTINYDVDKKKLTNGEGRIPFELYQTNNYLDFIAKNNKIEIKELKLVDKTNKNSYFIAKGNANLDNGEFKIDYEGNSTSIKRKVKENDLILSFDGKGKVENKNNILSSQGQINDLSLEYIGKIEKINGIYNFKKVGENIEANVDTKIASIGYDKYNFKNFNLDVNYSGNQVKIKDFSNNLISLKGNYDVKNEKVNANLSVNRITNKDVAFDKAEFVLENLKANVEGDIKNLQGAVDLGSTVITLPKGDFIKITGNANIKNSIVNISGINLDNNLITGKYNLKDKNLDLKLSLSEKHLEKYYGGKDLGYILYGQIDVKGIAGKIKAIAKGRAPNFEKKLPDLAYDVEYNAENYTDGIVSINGLDIIDKKYGDLFGVKGQVNLKEKILDIKNKNKQIDLVKLQVILDNPNIKGMLNTDFAVNGTFDNPSYKLNISSPEVSIKTFKINDVLLDLTGDKEKAKLNKLNLDIYKNLIVGDGYYDIKNKTYNVIVKSSDKIDISKFQPFFTPYGIENIKGKIVLNVEINEKTEKGYINLQDISLESTKTRLKLSDFNGLINFGERRVDVGVLRASLNNSPLVIDGFVDLANISKLNKEDLIRTLPYKLHFKMNNFNYLYPEVIKLSASTELTITNEEVYGNLIVKDATIYDIPNNYYRDFFSLIREQLRKRRTDVALNNNKDKQAKTDKEKVEEMKKVLNKLMPIDFVVRTEKPILISMDNFNIAVPEIYGKLYVDLNLNGKKGKYYITGETELKDSYFFVGTNEFQVDRALAVFNENVPLPEINPNIFFESTIEMDDEEYHFSTIGKVNQLRYEISSRTNKVGGDLSALIVNPNADEHIYSYGDGNEIFIVFMKNLIAGQVAQTVFGPTTRYIKRKFDLTKFVIRPEVKIYNSDSSVNRIGGTTDNRGLNPEIYNVNIKLEAKDNIYKDKLFWKVSARIIGTGKDVIKNQTMKVDSKVREYDIGLEYKVDDSKTIEIGVGTVPDKYRTDPNKNYRKPNYHVGFKFRKRYRDFSEIFSF from the coding sequence ATGTTGAACTCAATTAAAAAAATTCCCAAAAAATTTTCAATACCTTTATTTATATTTGCAGTAATAGTTTTCATTATTACTGCTGTTTTGCTTAACTTAGAAAAAATAGTTGAAAAAGTAAGTGCCAGATTTATAAATGGTAGAGTTGTTATTGAAGATATTGATTTATCATTTTCAAAACCTGTTGTAAAAAACATAACTCTATATGATGATAAAAATAATGTACTGTTTAATTCACCAGAAGTTACTGCTAATATTAGTTTTAAAAATTTAACAAAGGGAAGAATAGATGAATTAAAAGTAAATTCAGCTGTTGTAAATGTAGTTAGAGATAAAGATGGAGTAATAAATTTTACTAAATTATCTAAAACAAAAAGTGAAGAAAAACCTAAAAACCCACTTAATAAAGTGGTAGTTTCTAATGTGAGAGTAAATTATGAAGACTATACTTTTCCTACTAAACTTGAAAGAAAAGTAGAAAATATTAATGCTATTGTAACTGCAAGTAAAGAAAAGTTAGTTGAAACAGTAGATATCAATATAGAAGATGAAAATATACAATTAGAAACTCGTTTTAAAGATGAAAGTAATGATAAAGTTGCTTCTTTACAAGGAGAATTAAGAGTAGATAAATTTTTACTTGATAAAGACTTATTAAAAAGTCTTGTAAATAATAAAAAATTACATTTTTCAGATGTAAATATAATTTCAGATTTATCTTTTAAAACTGATAAAACTGTAAAAAATACATATATAACTGGAAATTTAGATGTAATTTCAGAATTTTTTAGATATGATGATATAGATAGTGATATAAAAAATATTAAATTATCTAATAAATTTAATGGTAGAGATGGGGAAGCAAACTTAGGGCTAAATATATTTGGAAAGAATAAGGATTTTTCTTTAGCATATAAAGATGAAGAATTAAATTCAGTAATAACATTTGATAAAATTGATGAAAGTATATTAAATAAAATTGTTCCTATAAGAGAAAAAAAATTAGATTTAAAAAATATAAATATAGAAGATATAAAGACAATAGTTCACTATTCAGATAATAGAGGTTTAAGTATAAAAACAACCATGAAACCTAATAATTCTGAATTTAAAGGAATAGAGCTAAATGATTTTAATTTATATATAAGTTCAAAAGATGGTAAAAATAACCTTAGTGCTAGAATTTTAACTAAAATTAAAGGAATACCTGAAAACCTAGCATTGAGTGTGGAAAATCAAAAAGATAATACAGATGTTATTTTAGTTTTGAAGTCGCCAATTAAAGATAATATAGTTCCAGATATTAATTTAAAAGCGAAGATTGAAAATAAAAAGAATACTTTAAAAGCCAATATTGACTCAAATATTGTCGATTTTAATGTGGACTATAATAAAGATAAAAAATTGACTAAAATTTATGGAGATAAATTTACAATAAATTATGATGTAGATAAGAAAAAATTAACAAATGGAGAAGGAAGAATACCATTTGAGCTATATCAAACAAATAATTATTTAGATTTCATTGCTAAGAATAATAAAATTGAAATAAAAGAATTAAAATTGGTAGATAAAACAAATAAAAATAGTTATTTTATTGCAAAGGGAAATGCTAATTTAGATAATGGAGAATTTAAAATAGATTATGAAGGAAATTCTACTTCAATTAAAAGAAAGGTTAAAGAAAATGATTTAATCTTATCTTTTGATGGAAAAGGAAAGGTAGAAAATAAAAATAATATTTTAAGTTCACAGGGACAAATAAATGATTTAAGCCTTGAATATATCGGAAAGATAGAAAAAATAAATGGAATATATAATTTTAAAAAAGTTGGTGAAAATATAGAAGCTAATGTAGACACTAAAATAGCATCAATAGGTTATGATAAATATAATTTTAAAAACTTTAATCTTGATGTAAACTATTCTGGAAATCAAGTAAAGATTAAAGATTTTTCTAATAATTTAATCTCTTTAAAAGGGAATTATGATGTTAAAAATGAAAAAGTTAATGCTAATCTTTCAGTAAATAGAATTACAAATAAAGATGTAGCTTTTGATAAGGCAGAATTTGTTTTGGAAAATTTAAAAGCTAATGTAGAAGGAGATATAAAAAATCTTCAAGGAGCTGTTGACTTAGGAAGTACAGTTATAACTCTTCCTAAGGGAGACTTTATAAAAATAACAGGAAATGCAAATATTAAAAATAGTATAGTCAATATCAGTGGAATTAATTTAGATAATAACCTTATAACTGGAAAATATAATTTAAAAGATAAGAACTTAGATTTAAAACTTTCTTTAAGTGAAAAACATTTAGAAAAATACTATGGTGGAAAAGACCTAGGATATATACTTTATGGACAAATAGATGTTAAGGGAATAGCAGGAAAAATAAAGGCTATTGCAAAGGGAAGAGCTCCTAACTTTGAAAAGAAATTACCAGATTTAGCCTATGATGTAGAATACAATGCTGAAAATTATACAGATGGTATTGTTTCAATAAATGGACTTGATATTATTGATAAAAAATATGGAGATTTATTTGGTGTAAAAGGACAGGTTAATTTAAAAGAAAAAATTTTAGATATAAAGAATAAAAATAAACAGATAGATTTGGTAAAGCTACAAGTTATATTAGATAATCCCAATATAAAAGGTATGCTAAATACAGATTTTGCAGTAAATGGAACTTTTGATAATCCAAGTTATAAATTAAATATTTCTTCACCTGAAGTAAGTATAAAAACTTTTAAAATAAACGATGTTTTATTAGATTTAACAGGGGATAAAGAAAAGGCTAAACTAAATAAATTAAATTTAGATATCTATAAAAATCTGATAGTTGGAGATGGATATTATGATATAAAAAATAAAACTTATAATGTTATAGTGAAGTCTAGTGATAAGATTGATATTTCAAAATTTCAACCATTTTTTACACCTTATGGTATAGAAAATATTAAAGGTAAAATAGTCTTAAATGTTGAAATAAATGAAAAAACTGAAAAAGGTTATATAAATCTTCAAGATATAAGCTTAGAGTCAACAAAAACAAGATTAAAACTTTCAGATTTTAATGGATTAATAAACTTTGGAGAAAGAAGAGTAGATGTAGGAGTATTAAGAGCATCTTTAAATAATTCACCATTAGTTATAGATGGTTTTGTAGACTTAGCAAATATTTCAAAGCTAAATAAAGAGGATTTAATAAGAACCTTACCATATAAATTACATTTTAAAATGAATAATTTTAATTATCTTTACCCAGAAGTAATAAAATTAAGTGCTAGTACAGAATTAACCATTACTAATGAAGAAGTTTATGGTAATTTAATTGTAAAAGATGCAACTATCTATGATATTCCTAACAATTATTATAGAGACTTTTTCTCACTTATAAGAGAACAATTAAGAAAAAGAAGAACAGATGTTGCTTTAAATAATAACAAAGATAAACAGGCTAAAACAGATAAGGAAAAAGTTGAAGAAATGAAAAAAGTACTTAATAAGTTAATGCCAATAGACTTTGTTGTTAGAACAGAAAAACCTATACTTATTAGCATGGATAATTTTAATATAGCAGTTCCAGAAATTTATGGAAAATTATATGTTGATCTTAACCTAAATGGGAAAAAAGGAAAATATTATATAACAGGAGAGACTGAACTAAAAGATAGTTACTTCTTTGTAGGGACAAATGAATTTCAGGTTGATAGAGCACTTGCAGTATTCAATGAAAATGTTCCTTTACCAGAAATTAATCCTAATATTTTCTTTGAAAGTACAATAGAAATGGATGATGAAGAATATCATTTCAGTACTATTGGAAAGGTAAACCAATTAAGATATGAAATATCATCAAGAACTAATAAGGTAGGTGGAGATTTGTCTGCTTTAATAGTAAATCCAAATGCTGATGAACATATATATTCTTATGGAGATGGTAATGAAATTTTTATAGTATTTATGAAAAATTTAATAGCAGGACAGGTTGCACAAACGGTTTTTGGACCTACAACAAGATATATAAAGAGAAAGTTTGATTTAACAAAATTTGTAATAAGACCAGAAGTTAAAATATATAATTCAGATTCTAGTGTAAATAGGATAGGTGGAACAACAGATAATAGAGGTTTAAATCCTGAAATATATAATGTTAATATTAAATTGGAAGCTAAGGATAATATCTATAAAGATAAGTTATTCTGGAAGGTTAGTGCGAGAATAATAGGAACTGGAAAAGATGTAATAAAAAATCAAACAATGAAAGTTGACAGTAAAGTTAGAGAATATGATATAGGACTAGAATATAAAGTTGATGATAGTAAAACAATAGAAATTGGTGTTGGAACTGTACCTGATAAGTATCGAACTGATCCAAATAAAAATTATAGAAAGCCTAACTATCATGTAGGATTTAAATTTAGAAAAAGATATAGAGATTTTTCAGAAATATTTTCTTTTTAA
- the rny gene encoding ribonuclease Y has product MDLLIFLGLGVLALALIFAVFFKKIVIDRQIEKLNDLEDEVEKAKLKAKEIVEEAERDAVSKAKEIELKAKEKAYQIKEEVEKEARNSKNEIAQKEARIIKKEEILDGKIEKIEIKSLELEKINDELEERRKEIDDLKEKQEEELLRVSELTKADAREILLRKVREEMTHDMAITIREFENKLDEEKEKISQKILSTAIGKAAADYVADATVSVINLPNDEMKGRIIGREGRNIRTIEALTGVDVIIDDTPEAVVLSCFDGVKREIARLTIEKLITDGRIHPGKIEEIVNKCKKDIEKEIVAAGEEALIELSIPTMHPEIIKTLGRLKYRTSYGQNVLTHSIEVAKIASTMAAEIGANVELAKRGGLLHDIGKVLVNEIETSHAIVGGEFIKRFGEKQDVINAVMAHHNEVEFETVEAILVQAADAVSASRPGARRETLTAYIKRLENLEEIANSFEGVESSYAIQAGRELRIVINPDKVSDDEATLMSREVAKKIEDTMQYPGQIKVTILRETRAVEYAK; this is encoded by the coding sequence ATGGATTTACTGATATTTTTAGGATTAGGTGTGCTTGCATTAGCACTAATCTTTGCAGTATTCTTCAAAAAGATAGTCATTGATAGGCAAATTGAAAAGCTAAATGATTTGGAAGATGAAGTTGAAAAAGCTAAATTAAAAGCTAAAGAAATAGTTGAAGAAGCTGAAAGAGATGCTGTTTCAAAAGCTAAGGAAATAGAATTAAAAGCTAAGGAAAAAGCATACCAAATAAAAGAAGAGGTTGAGAAGGAAGCTAGAAATTCAAAAAATGAAATAGCTCAAAAAGAAGCTAGAATCATTAAAAAAGAAGAAATTTTAGATGGAAAAATTGAAAAGATTGAAATTAAAAGTTTAGAATTAGAAAAAATTAATGATGAACTTGAAGAAAGAAGAAAAGAAATTGATGATTTAAAAGAAAAACAAGAAGAAGAACTTTTAAGAGTTAGTGAACTTACAAAGGCAGATGCAAGAGAAATTTTATTACGTAAAGTAAGAGAAGAAATGACACATGACATGGCAATTACCATAAGAGAGTTTGAAAATAAACTTGATGAAGAAAAAGAAAAAATTAGTCAAAAAATTCTTTCAACTGCTATTGGAAAAGCAGCTGCTGATTATGTAGCTGATGCAACTGTGTCAGTTATTAATCTTCCAAATGATGAAATGAAAGGAAGAATAATTGGTAGAGAGGGAAGAAATATTAGAACTATTGAAGCATTAACAGGTGTTGATGTAATTATAGATGATACCCCAGAAGCTGTTGTACTTTCTTGTTTTGATGGAGTAAAAAGAGAAATTGCAAGACTTACAATAGAAAAATTAATTACTGATGGTAGAATACACCCAGGTAAGATAGAAGAAATTGTAAATAAGTGTAAAAAAGATATAGAAAAAGAAATAGTTGCTGCTGGTGAAGAAGCTCTTATAGAACTTTCTATACCTACAATGCATCCAGAAATTATAAAAACTTTGGGAAGACTAAAATATAGAACAAGCTATGGACAAAATGTATTAACTCACTCAATAGAAGTTGCAAAAATTGCTTCAACAATGGCTGCTGAAATTGGTGCTAATGTTGAACTTGCTAAAAGAGGAGGTTTGCTTCATGACATAGGTAAAGTTCTTGTCAATGAAATTGAAACTTCTCATGCTATTGTTGGTGGAGAATTTATAAAGAGATTTGGTGAAAAACAAGATGTTATAAATGCTGTAATGGCTCACCATAATGAAGTAGAATTTGAAACTGTTGAAGCTATACTTGTTCAAGCTGCTGATGCTGTATCTGCTTCAAGACCAGGTGCTAGAAGAGAGACTTTAACGGCTTATATTAAGAGATTAGAAAACCTTGAAGAAATAGCAAATTCATTTGAGGGTGTAGAATCTTCTTATGCTATTCAAGCAGGTAGAGAATTAAGAATAGTAATTAATCCAGATAAAGTTAGTGATGATGAAGCAACATTGATGTCAAGAGAAGTTGCTAAAAAGATAGAAGATACTATGCAATATCCAGGACAAATAAAAGTTACTATTTTAAGAGAAACAAGAGCAGTGGAATATGCAAAATAA
- a CDS encoding STAS domain-containing protein → MDNNFEILERIKDDVQIIEINGELDAFVAPKLKETFNKLIEKDINKYIVDFKGLIHINSLAMGILRGKLQVVREMGGDIKIVNLNKHIQTIFETIGLDEIFEIYKNEEEALKSFK, encoded by the coding sequence ATGGATAACAATTTTGAGATTTTAGAAAGAATTAAAGATGATGTACAAATAATAGAAATAAATGGAGAATTAGATGCATTTGTTGCCCCTAAATTAAAAGAAACTTTTAATAAACTTATTGAAAAAGATATTAATAAGTATATTGTTGATTTTAAAGGATTAATCCATATAAACAGTCTAGCTATGGGAATTTTAAGAGGAAAGTTACAAGTAGTTAGAGAAATGGGTGGAGATATTAAGATAGTAAATCTTAATAAACACATCCAAACAATTTTTGAAACAATAGGATTAGACGAAATATTTGAAATTTACAAAAATGAGGAAGAAGCATTAAAAAGTTTCAAATAA